A portion of the Shewanella sp. SNU WT4 genome contains these proteins:
- a CDS encoding IS4 family transposase, which produces MSIFNPNKWAYDHFHHAELGDKRRAARLTVVAEHMAVGSGKSVARSCNGEDAKLEGAYRLIRNDNVSPSMIRAAGFARTAQAIENINEILALEDTTALSYKHSVASELGKLGKPTDKSRGWWVHSVLLLDSHTSRTLGLIHQDWWCRPDNPNEADEKESGKWADASYFTRQRLQAHMSRVISVCDREADIMHYLSDKQSHSERFVVRAKHARNLVEYEAKLFEHMDSHPVTGGYTIAIPQKGIKEASGKSKNRPSRTAKLTLKASAVNIKHNHQQHAINVVYAQELNPPQGEDGLSWMLLTSEPIDTLAQQLHVIDIYTTRWRIEDFHKAWKTGAGVERLRMTSPDNLERAASILCFIGVRLLQLREVMSLPIYLRKRGQIEAAQSMENQSCSNVLENDEWRVLMQLYKPRGHKGKEAPNMKWAYQSLAKLGGFNDSKRTGMASWSTIWEGWDDLQAQVKGYRLAKALFEAGETL; this is translated from the coding sequence ATGTCAATTTTTAACCCGAACAAATGGGCATATGATCACTTTCATCATGCTGAGCTAGGTGATAAACGACGAGCGGCAAGGTTAACCGTCGTCGCTGAACACATGGCGGTTGGCAGCGGTAAATCGGTTGCCAGATCTTGTAATGGTGAAGATGCCAAACTCGAAGGAGCCTATCGATTGATCCGCAATGATAATGTTAGCCCATCTATGATCAGAGCCGCCGGTTTTGCTCGCACTGCCCAAGCGATTGAAAATATAAATGAAATACTTGCTCTCGAAGACACGACAGCCCTGAGTTATAAGCACAGTGTGGCGTCTGAATTAGGGAAATTAGGCAAACCTACCGATAAGTCTCGTGGTTGGTGGGTTCATTCTGTCTTGCTACTGGATAGCCATACTTCTCGGACCTTGGGCTTGATCCACCAAGATTGGTGGTGTCGACCTGATAATCCCAACGAGGCCGATGAAAAAGAGAGCGGTAAATGGGCCGATGCATCCTATTTTACGCGGCAACGCTTGCAGGCTCACATGTCGCGAGTGATCTCAGTGTGTGATAGAGAAGCGGATATCATGCATTATTTATCGGATAAACAATCACATAGTGAACGGTTTGTGGTGCGGGCAAAACATGCAAGAAACCTAGTAGAATACGAGGCTAAGCTGTTTGAGCACATGGATAGTCATCCCGTTACCGGCGGATACACCATCGCCATCCCACAAAAAGGCATAAAGGAAGCCAGTGGGAAAAGCAAGAATCGTCCCTCGCGAACAGCCAAACTCACCCTCAAAGCCAGTGCGGTTAACATCAAACATAATCATCAGCAGCATGCGATTAATGTGGTGTACGCACAAGAGCTCAATCCTCCCCAAGGTGAAGATGGACTATCTTGGATGCTACTGACCAGTGAGCCGATTGACACGTTGGCGCAGCAACTTCATGTGATTGATATTTATACCACTAGATGGCGCATTGAGGACTTTCATAAGGCGTGGAAAACCGGCGCGGGGGTTGAAAGGTTACGCATGACATCGCCAGACAACCTTGAGCGAGCGGCCTCGATACTTTGCTTTATTGGTGTGCGGCTACTGCAACTTCGGGAAGTGATGAGCCTGCCAATTTATCTGAGAAAAAGAGGGCAAATCGAAGCAGCGCAAAGCATGGAAAATCAAAGCTGCAGCAATGTCTTAGAGAATGATGAATGGCGAGTACTGATGCAGCTCTACAAGCCAAGGGGACATAAAGGCAAAGAAGCCCCAAATATGAAGTGGGCTTATCAATCCTTGGCCAAACTAGGAGGCTTTAATGATAGCAAGCGCACGGGAATGGCCAGCTGGTCCACGATTTGGGAGGGATGGGATGATCTTCAGGCTCAGGTAAAGGGGTATCGCTTAGCCAAAGCCCTATTTGAAGCCGGAGAAACGCTATGA
- a CDS encoding IS6 family transposase — protein MSLNFSGRHFPTDIIMQALRYYQAYKLSYREIEEMFAERNIHFDHSTLNRWVIKYAPQLEAVFRKRKRRVSGAWRMDETYIKIKGRWVYYYRAVDKYGTIIDFYLSETRDEPAARVFFNKAINQHGLPEKVVIDQSGANAAALESINIRLWLSGCMLFMIEVLAIKYLNNIVEQSHRKVKGKMHQCLGWKSWEGAESTLAGVELWSMIKQGQMNTTEKMTPWEQFYSLAA, from the coding sequence ATGTCACTAAACTTTTCTGGACGCCATTTCCCAACAGATATCATCATGCAAGCCCTACGATATTACCAGGCCTATAAACTAAGTTACCGTGAAATTGAGGAGATGTTCGCTGAACGTAATATCCATTTTGACCACTCAACACTGAACCGTTGGGTTATCAAATATGCGCCGCAACTCGAAGCCGTATTCAGGAAGAGAAAGCGTCGAGTATCAGGGGCGTGGCGAATGGACGAAACCTACATAAAGATTAAAGGTCGCTGGGTTTACTATTATCGCGCTGTGGATAAATACGGCACTATTATTGATTTTTATTTGAGTGAGACCCGTGATGAACCTGCTGCTCGGGTGTTTTTCAATAAAGCTATCAACCAACATGGCTTACCTGAAAAGGTCGTCATTGATCAAAGTGGGGCGAATGCTGCGGCATTAGAGTCCATTAATATTCGTCTTTGGCTGTCTGGTTGCATGTTGTTTATGATTGAGGTTTTAGCCATAAAATATCTGAATAATATTGTTGAGCAAAGCCACCGGAAAGTGAAAGGTAAAATGCATCAATGTTTGGGTTGGAAGTCTTGGGAAGGTGCCGAATCAACGCTTGCTGGCGTTGAACTTTGGTCCATGATTAAGCAAGGGCAAATGAACACCACCGAAAAGATGACACCATGGGAACAATTTTATTCTTTAGCTGCATAA
- the istA gene encoding IS21 family transposase, with protein sequence MARKRTDMSKIKDILRLRFDAGLSLRDISKCCAIGPATVSEILSRFAASGLGWPLPNDTSNTELEQAVYKGKNSSRHKRQPDYTLMHQELKRKGMTKLLLWQEYRDVDTATAYGYTQYCEHYQTWIKSLKRSMRQLHIAGDKLFIDYCGPTVAILNPDTGEVRYYAQIFVATLGASNYTYVEAGRSQQLEDWIMAHVRAFEFLGGIPRLLVPDNLRSAVTKAHRYMPVINENYARMARHYSTAIMPARPYKPKDKSKAENAVLIVERWILMRLRHEHFYTLSSLNQRIRELLHDLNHRQQRVHPGSRYELYSQFDKPALMPLPAYPYEYIDSKQARVGPDYHIVYAKHAYSVPHNLVSHTVTIEATTQIICVYYQGNIVAQHPRKHQDGGFTTVKEHMPDAHTKQRWSSERLLGWADSIGSGVRAVIAFQLEHRQHPEQAVKSCLAILSLAKKYSNERLEAASQMSLLLEQPYLKVITNLLMNNKEQCSVASVTDEQPALTHHNIRGQHYYQ encoded by the coding sequence ATGGCTAGAAAGAGAACAGATATGAGCAAAATTAAAGATATTTTGAGACTTCGCTTTGATGCAGGGCTCAGCTTAAGAGACATCAGTAAGTGTTGCGCTATTGGCCCCGCCACGGTCAGCGAAATCCTCTCACGCTTTGCCGCCAGCGGTTTAGGTTGGCCGTTACCCAATGACACCAGTAACACCGAACTCGAACAAGCGGTCTATAAAGGCAAAAATTCCTCTAGGCATAAGCGCCAACCTGACTACACGTTGATGCACCAGGAACTAAAGCGTAAAGGTATGACCAAACTGCTGTTATGGCAGGAATATCGGGATGTGGATACTGCCACAGCTTATGGCTATACGCAGTATTGTGAACACTATCAAACTTGGATAAAAAGTCTGAAGCGTAGTATGCGGCAGCTTCACATTGCCGGTGATAAGTTATTTATTGATTACTGTGGCCCTACTGTCGCCATTCTTAATCCTGATACTGGCGAAGTCAGATATTATGCGCAAATCTTCGTTGCTACCTTAGGGGCTTCTAATTACACCTATGTTGAGGCTGGACGCTCTCAGCAACTTGAAGACTGGATCATGGCTCACGTCCGTGCATTCGAGTTCTTGGGGGGCATTCCGCGTTTACTCGTGCCAGATAATCTGCGTTCTGCGGTAACCAAAGCACATCGTTACATGCCGGTTATCAATGAGAATTATGCCCGCATGGCTCGTCATTACAGTACCGCTATCATGCCAGCCAGGCCTTATAAACCAAAGGACAAATCAAAGGCTGAAAATGCGGTATTAATTGTTGAGCGCTGGATCCTAATGCGTTTACGCCATGAACACTTTTACACGCTTAGCAGTTTAAATCAGCGGATCCGTGAACTGTTACATGATCTTAATCATCGTCAACAACGGGTGCACCCTGGTTCTCGTTACGAGCTCTACAGCCAATTTGATAAGCCTGCCTTGATGCCGTTACCTGCTTACCCTTACGAGTACATCGATAGTAAACAAGCCCGTGTCGGGCCGGATTATCACATAGTTTATGCGAAACACGCGTACTCGGTTCCCCATAATCTAGTGAGCCATACCGTTACCATTGAGGCTACCACGCAAATCATCTGTGTGTACTACCAAGGGAATATCGTGGCACAGCACCCCAGAAAACATCAGGACGGAGGCTTCACCACCGTTAAAGAGCATATGCCTGATGCGCACACCAAACAGCGCTGGAGTAGTGAAAGGTTACTGGGTTGGGCTGACAGCATTGGTAGCGGCGTCAGAGCGGTTATCGCCTTCCAGCTTGAGCATCGTCAACATCCGGAGCAGGCAGTTAAAAGCTGCTTGGCTATCTTGAGTCTGGCCAAAAAGTACAGTAACGAACGACTCGAAGCCGCGAGCCAGATGTCGCTGCTACTGGAGCAGCCGTACCTGAAAGTGATAACAAATCTGCTTATGAATAACAAAGAGCAATGCTCAGTCGCAAGTGTTACAGATGAACAGCCTGCACTGACCCACCATAACATCCGCGGCCAACATTATTACCAATAA
- the istB gene encoding IS21-like element helper ATPase IstB, whose amino-acid sequence MSLATLHEQLRALRLGHFTQALQQQQSQPDTYMDMSFEERLSLLATHELLCRDNTKVQRLTRQAKLRIDARANHIDYRANRGLRKDKIAALLNGQYLHYNQNIILTGATGCGKTYLACALATQACNQHQSVRYYRLGELLDELQLGRVDGSYRQQLNALAKRKLLILDDWGMEALTARQANDLLDVMEIRYQQSSTIIASQIPASEWYKLIPSPTIADALLDRLLHNSHRIELTGESMRKLDQSDHLA is encoded by the coding sequence ATGAGTTTAGCGACATTACATGAGCAACTACGCGCATTACGGCTTGGCCACTTCACCCAGGCGTTGCAGCAGCAACAATCACAACCCGATACGTACATGGATATGAGCTTTGAAGAGCGACTGAGTTTGTTGGCAACACATGAACTGCTTTGCCGTGATAACACTAAAGTACAACGGTTAACAAGGCAGGCTAAATTACGTATTGATGCACGAGCCAACCACATAGACTACCGTGCCAATCGAGGGCTGCGTAAAGATAAAATTGCCGCCTTACTCAATGGCCAATATCTGCACTACAACCAAAACATAATCCTAACAGGGGCAACTGGCTGCGGTAAAACCTATCTTGCCTGCGCACTAGCCACGCAAGCTTGTAACCAACACCAGAGCGTACGTTACTATCGGCTCGGAGAGTTATTGGATGAGCTACAACTCGGTCGGGTCGACGGTTCATACCGCCAGCAGCTTAACGCCTTGGCTAAACGCAAATTGCTAATACTGGACGACTGGGGCATGGAAGCATTAACGGCACGTCAGGCCAATGATTTATTGGACGTAATGGAAATACGTTACCAGCAATCAAGTACCATCATAGCAAGCCAAATACCGGCCAGTGAGTGGTACAAACTGATCCCGAGTCCAACTATTGCAGATGCACTATTAGATCGGTTATTACATAACAGCCACAGAATTGAATTAACAGGAGAGTCGATGAGAAAACTAGACCAATCCGATCACTTAGCGTAA
- a CDS encoding type II toxin-antitoxin system RelE/ParE family toxin codes for MPVTYHLTPDAQSDLIGIHRFTLAQWGTTQSKTYLSGLRQTIQLLAETPTLGKNRSEVRMNVFSFPYSSYVIYYIQHEHKFVVFGVLHKSMVPLAHLAEREII; via the coding sequence ATGCCGGTAACTTATCATTTAACGCCCGATGCACAATCTGATCTGATAGGTATTCACCGCTTTACGTTAGCCCAATGGGGAACGACTCAGTCGAAGACCTATTTATCAGGACTTAGACAAACGATTCAGCTGCTGGCTGAAACACCAACCCTTGGGAAAAATAGATCCGAGGTGCGCATGAATGTATTTAGTTTCCCTTATTCAAGCTATGTCATCTACTACATCCAACATGAGCATAAATTCGTTGTATTTGGGGTCTTACATAAAAGCATGGTTCCACTTGCTCATCTCGCGGAGCGTGAAATTATCTGA
- a CDS encoding type II toxin-antitoxin system Phd/YefM family antitoxin, translating to MNTLSANEAKIHFGDLLLKAQQAPIQINKNGKPVAVVISADAYQSIETLKLHLLQSKAVKAMADINMGNLVDGNTFFDELAAGQYD from the coding sequence ATGAACACTCTTTCAGCCAATGAAGCAAAAATTCACTTTGGAGATTTGTTGCTCAAAGCTCAACAAGCTCCAATCCAAATTAATAAAAATGGCAAGCCTGTGGCCGTTGTTATTTCAGCTGATGCGTACCAAAGTATCGAGACACTAAAATTACATTTGCTTCAATCCAAAGCGGTGAAAGCTATGGCTGACATCAACATGGGCAATTTGGTTGATGGTAATACCTTTTTTGATGAGCTGGCCGCAGGGCAGTATGACTAA
- a CDS encoding recombinase family protein — translation MSRVGYARVSSRGQSLEVQLSKLHQAECNKIYQEKRSGRTTERSEFQSCMSYLREGDTLVVTRLDRLARSVVHLAQMASRFQNEGIDLLVIDQNIDTSTSTGRLMFNMLAAIAEFENDLRTERQAEGIAKAHENGVKFGRPVKLTNILKQAIYDKRAEGATIGQLAKEYQLGEASIYRAINSVKKTIT, via the coding sequence ATGTCCAGAGTTGGTTATGCCAGGGTAAGCTCCAGAGGTCAAAGCTTAGAGGTGCAACTCAGCAAGTTACACCAAGCTGAGTGCAACAAGATATATCAAGAAAAACGCAGTGGTAGGACAACTGAACGGTCGGAATTTCAATCTTGCATGAGTTATTTGCGTGAAGGGGATACCTTGGTGGTAACTCGACTAGATCGCCTTGCTCGCTCAGTTGTTCACTTAGCTCAGATGGCTTCGCGTTTCCAAAATGAAGGTATCGATTTACTCGTTATTGACCAGAATATTGATACCAGCACCTCAACAGGGCGACTCATGTTCAATATGTTGGCTGCGATTGCAGAGTTTGAAAATGACTTACGAACAGAAAGGCAGGCTGAAGGCATAGCAAAAGCCCATGAAAATGGTGTCAAATTTGGTAGACCTGTAAAACTCACAAACATCTTAAAACAAGCAATTTATGATAAAAGAGCTGAAGGGGCGACCATTGGCCAACTTGCCAAGGAGTATCAGCTCGGCGAAGCATCTATTTATCGCGCCATTAATTCTGTGAAGAAGACGATAACATAG
- a CDS encoding IS3 family transposase (programmed frameshift), translating to MTIKKPRKTHTAEFKTEALKLAERVGVAEAARQLKIYGSQRYNWRSAIEKKSTTSQREAELAAEVAKLKRLLADQAEDLAIFKKGGHLLREESKVERFEFMLEHQHQFRLKPMATVLGVTRSGYYAWRKSSKEPSTRLLKQHSRDEQIKAIFVQSKERSGARRIQVDLAEDYERANLKTIMNSMTRQNLVAKAARKFKTTTDSDHQLSVAPNLLEQNFDASGPNQKWVGDITYLMTSEGWLYLAVIIDLYSRAVIGWSMSNRMTAKLACDALTMALFRRGFPKKVIVHSDRGSQYCSHAYRDLIEKNQLIQSMSRKACCWDNACAESFFHSLKVEAIQYEPIMDRETMKHTVFECIEVDYNKTRRHSSLGYLSPENFELKIVLS from the exons ATGACAATCAAAAAACCCCGCAAGACCCACACTGCTGAATTTAAAACTGAAGCCCTGAAACTAGCCGAACGTGTCGGTGTTGCTGAAGCTGCTAGGCAGCTCAAAATCTACGGATCACAACGTTATAACTGGCGCTCTGCCATTGAGAAGAAATCGACAACTAGCCAGCGCGAAGCCGAGCTTGCTGCTGAAGTTGCCAAGTTAAAACGCCTGTTAGCCGACCAAGCTGAGGATTTAGCCATCT TTAAAAAAGGCGGCCACCTACTTCGCGAAGAATCAAAAGTAGAACGATTCGAATTTATGCTCGAACACCAGCACCAGTTTCGTCTAAAGCCAATGGCGACAGTGCTTGGCGTGACGCGAAGTGGGTATTATGCCTGGCGAAAATCAAGCAAAGAGCCGAGTACACGCTTGCTCAAACAGCACAGCCGTGATGAGCAAATCAAAGCTATTTTTGTCCAGAGCAAGGAACGCTCTGGCGCTCGGCGTATTCAAGTCGACCTCGCGGAAGATTACGAGCGCGCTAATTTGAAAACCATAATGAACAGCATGACAAGACAGAATTTAGTGGCTAAAGCAGCCCGTAAATTCAAAACAACCACTGACAGCGATCACCAGCTTTCGGTAGCGCCAAATCTGCTGGAGCAGAACTTCGATGCCAGCGGCCCGAACCAAAAATGGGTCGGTGATATCACGTATCTGATGACAAGCGAAGGCTGGCTATATCTGGCGGTGATTATCGATTTGTACTCGCGCGCCGTGATTGGCTGGTCGATGAGTAATCGCATGACGGCTAAGCTGGCTTGTGACGCGCTGACAATGGCGCTGTTTCGTCGTGGTTTTCCAAAAAAAGTGATTGTTCATAGTGACCGAGGCAGCCAATATTGTTCACATGCGTATCGAGATCTGATTGAAAAAAATCAGCTTATCCAAAGCATGAGCCGCAAAGCCTGCTGCTGGGACAACGCCTGTGCAGAGAGCTTCTTCCATTCATTGAAGGTTGAGGCCATTCAGTACGAGCCGATCATGGACCGGGAAACCATGAAGCACACCGTGTTTGAGTGCATAGAAGTTGATTACAACAAAACCAGAAGGCATAGTTCACTTGGCTATTTAAGCCCTGAGAATTTTGAATTGAAAATAGTGCTTAGTTAA
- a CDS encoding DUF6088 family protein gives MKKAEAIKKLLEYDKRGRCVFTNSDLAKIFHQDNERALRAGIKRLQDDGLLTRIINGVYLYNLAQSKGSDTLEQIAKTIRRGEYNYISLESALSDFGVISQIPVDRLTVMTTGRSGEFKTPLGTIEFTHTKRDPMDIIENTSLVGRPLRLATKQTAYRDLKRVGRNTHLVSKDGLYEN, from the coding sequence GTGAAAAAGGCTGAGGCAATTAAAAAGCTCTTAGAATATGACAAGCGTGGTCGCTGTGTTTTTACTAATTCAGATCTGGCGAAAATCTTTCATCAAGATAATGAACGAGCATTGCGTGCGGGAATTAAACGTTTGCAAGACGATGGCTTACTCACCCGAATCATTAATGGTGTGTACTTATACAATTTAGCGCAGTCGAAAGGCAGCGATACGTTGGAGCAAATTGCTAAAACCATTCGACGTGGAGAATATAACTACATTAGCCTAGAGTCTGCACTTTCTGATTTTGGAGTTATTTCGCAAATTCCAGTAGATCGCTTAACTGTTATGACAACGGGACGTTCCGGTGAATTCAAAACACCTTTGGGTACAATTGAATTTACGCATACGAAACGAGATCCAATGGATATTATAGAAAATACCAGTTTAGTCGGCAGACCACTTAGGTTAGCAACGAAACAAACTGCATACAGAGACTTAAAACGAGTTGGCAGAAATACACATTTAGTAAGCAAGGATGGGCTATATGAAAATTGA
- a CDS encoding nucleotidyl transferase AbiEii/AbiGii toxin family protein, with protein MKIDQENFAQLVNKVMQVENVSHMRSVIEKELLHYDILFALEKGGLLDKLTFQGGTSLRLCYGGNRFSEDLDFAGGKDFSSVMLADMKHCIEKYIGERYGLEVTVKEPKDLKQDPKYSELSIDKWQIAVVTSPERKDLPKQKIKVEVANIPAYTREPQPLQINYDFLPDGYSDMLILTESLDEVMADKIISLPATTKYVRHRDIWDLAWLQQQGATLNMDLVKNKVSDYKLEHFNNMLDNFLDRLPGIISSEAFIAEMKRFLPTDVFDRTLAQDKFQVYLQNTLAKLFNTVSNELLGNVTHNEFRM; from the coding sequence ATGAAAATTGATCAAGAAAATTTCGCGCAATTGGTAAATAAAGTAATGCAGGTTGAAAATGTATCTCATATGCGTTCAGTGATAGAGAAAGAGCTCTTACACTACGATATTTTATTTGCGCTAGAGAAAGGTGGACTTCTAGACAAACTAACTTTTCAAGGTGGCACGTCGTTACGACTTTGTTATGGAGGCAATCGTTTCAGCGAAGATCTGGATTTTGCTGGCGGGAAGGATTTCAGCTCAGTAATGTTGGCAGACATGAAACATTGTATAGAAAAGTACATTGGCGAACGCTACGGGCTTGAAGTGACAGTAAAAGAACCAAAGGATCTAAAGCAAGATCCTAAATATTCTGAATTGAGCATTGATAAGTGGCAAATAGCGGTAGTGACTTCTCCTGAGAGAAAAGATCTGCCAAAACAAAAAATCAAAGTAGAAGTGGCAAACATTCCAGCCTATACAAGAGAGCCCCAACCTCTTCAAATAAACTATGATTTTTTGCCTGATGGATACAGTGATATGCTAATTTTGACAGAAAGCTTGGATGAAGTCATGGCGGATAAAATCATTTCCTTGCCTGCCACGACAAAGTATGTCCGCCACCGAGATATATGGGATTTAGCTTGGTTACAGCAACAAGGCGCGACACTCAATATGGACTTAGTTAAAAACAAGGTGTCAGATTATAAACTTGAGCACTTCAACAACATGTTGGATAACTTTCTCGACCGACTTCCTGGTATTATATCGAGTGAAGCGTTCATTGCAGAAATGAAACGTTTCTTACCAACAGATGTATTTGATAGAACCCTAGCTCAGGATAAGTTTCAAGTTTACCTGCAAAATACTTTGGCGAAACTATTTAACACTGTGAGTAACGAATTACTAGGCAACGTTACTCATAATGAATTTAGAATGTAA